The following coding sequences are from one Mesorhizobium onobrychidis window:
- a CDS encoding DUF952 domain-containing protein — MSQIIYKIVPEPLWREAERDGSFAGAPIDVADGFIHFSTAGQARETAAKHFAGQTGLLLVAVDGARLGDALKYEVSRGGALFPHLYGPLDLNAVVWVQPLPLGTDGLHQFPTLEAE; from the coding sequence ATGTCTCAGATTATCTACAAGATAGTGCCTGAACCGCTGTGGCGCGAGGCCGAAAGAGATGGCAGCTTCGCCGGCGCGCCGATCGATGTCGCCGACGGATTCATTCATTTTTCCACCGCCGGCCAGGCCAGGGAAACGGCGGCCAAACACTTTGCCGGCCAGACCGGGCTGCTGCTGGTCGCCGTCGATGGCGCCAGACTCGGTGATGCGCTGAAATACGAGGTCTCGCGCGGCGGCGCGCTGTTCCCGCATCTTTACGGCCCGCTCGACCTCAACGCCGTCGTCTGGGTGCAACCATTGCCGCTCGGCACCGATGGCCTGCACCAATTCCCGACGCTGGAGGCCGAATGA